A single window of Hymenobacter sp. APR13 DNA harbors:
- a CDS encoding ATP-binding protein, with protein sequence MLRRLVVQPLDTGRVRLLAALCYELHDSDPTRALRYGEQAVALATTLRDQPGQLHALLNLSSCYANLSDGPHALRLQQQALTLARRLRDTDGIVRAYTGIGGIHHERNDTVNALRNYQWALEKVYSKGVKTRTQLMLFGNLGNLYSYLGRYAQALLYTRRALQLARSTGDKAGESLYLAHLGTHYYQQNRLDLAEGLLREAITLVEPLRSYRIEAGHLEMLAIVLLLKDQLDEAETLTRRALRLARQTASQERLLDGYNLMAEINASRRQYEQAFEWQNRFRDLNDSLNSRSRLQTLAALQTRYETQGKEHQIKLLTQQGELQNLRNQKLWAVVGALVLGLGGVFFLYLKLRQSRAALAANNMALHQATRELREVAASKDRLYAVVAHDLRGPVTSFVGVTELIEFYLRKGDENGLRRLPVLVRQSANSLNSLLDNLLSWAVSQTGELVSQPEWLSVDELFTEIEELYRTTAEAKQIRLTASEVPGLQVWSDLNMTRTILRNLVGNALKFTPSGGHIQLDAATTPDHSVLLTVADSGRGMPAEQLDALLRDSASSPMMVSASNNSRSGTGLGLPLCRAFVERLHGTLTVESTLGQGTVVQIRFPARPAA encoded by the coding sequence TTGTTGCGCCGTCTGGTAGTGCAGCCGCTCGATACCGGCCGGGTCCGGTTGCTGGCCGCGCTCTGCTACGAACTGCACGACTCCGACCCAACCCGCGCCCTGCGCTATGGCGAGCAGGCCGTAGCCCTGGCCACCACCCTCCGCGACCAGCCCGGCCAGTTGCACGCTCTGCTCAATTTGAGCAGCTGCTACGCCAACCTTTCCGACGGGCCGCACGCGCTACGCCTGCAACAGCAGGCCCTCACGCTGGCGCGGCGCCTGCGCGATACCGATGGGATTGTACGTGCCTACACCGGTATCGGCGGCATCCACCACGAGCGCAACGACACGGTAAATGCCCTGCGCAATTACCAGTGGGCGCTGGAAAAAGTATATAGCAAAGGCGTGAAAACGCGCACCCAGCTCATGCTTTTCGGCAATTTGGGCAACCTCTACTCCTACCTAGGCCGCTATGCCCAGGCGCTGCTGTATACGCGCCGTGCCTTGCAGCTTGCCCGCTCCACCGGCGACAAAGCCGGCGAGTCGTTGTATTTGGCGCATCTGGGCACTCATTACTACCAGCAAAACCGCCTTGACCTGGCCGAAGGGTTGTTGCGCGAAGCCATTACGCTGGTGGAACCCTTGCGCAGTTATCGTATCGAGGCGGGCCACTTGGAAATGCTGGCCATAGTATTGCTGCTCAAAGACCAGCTCGACGAAGCGGAAACCCTTACCCGGCGGGCTTTGCGCCTGGCCCGGCAGACTGCCTCGCAGGAACGGCTTCTGGATGGCTACAACCTAATGGCTGAAATCAATGCCAGCCGCCGCCAGTACGAGCAGGCCTTTGAATGGCAAAACCGCTTCCGAGACCTCAACGACTCACTCAACAGCCGCTCGCGCCTGCAGACGCTAGCCGCCCTGCAGACCCGTTACGAAACCCAAGGCAAGGAGCATCAGATCAAGCTACTCACGCAGCAGGGCGAGCTGCAGAACCTGCGCAACCAGAAGCTGTGGGCCGTGGTAGGCGCGCTGGTGCTGGGCCTGGGCGGGGTGTTTTTTCTGTACTTGAAGCTGCGCCAAAGCCGGGCGGCCCTGGCAGCCAACAACATGGCCCTGCACCAGGCCACCCGCGAGCTGCGCGAAGTAGCTGCCTCCAAAGACCGCCTTTACGCGGTGGTAGCGCACGACTTGCGCGGCCCGGTGACGTCGTTTGTAGGCGTGACCGAGCTGATTGAGTTTTATCTGCGCAAAGGCGACGAGAATGGACTGCGCCGCCTGCCGGTGCTGGTGCGGCAGTCGGCCAACAGCCTCAACAGCCTGCTCGACAACCTGCTGAGCTGGGCCGTCAGCCAGACCGGCGAGCTGGTCAGCCAGCCCGAGTGGCTGTCGGTGGATGAGCTATTCACCGAAATTGAGGAGCTGTACCGCACCACAGCCGAGGCCAAGCAGATTCGTCTGACGGCCTCGGAGGTACCTGGCCTGCAGGTGTGGTCTGATTTGAACATGACGCGCACCATCCTGCGCAATTTGGTGGGCAACGCCCTGAAATTCACGCCCAGCGGCGGCCACATCCAACTCGATGCGGCCACCACCCCCGACCATAGCGTGCTGCTTACCGTGGCCGACTCCGGCCGCGGAATGCCCGCCGAGCAGCTCGACGCCCTGCTGCGCGACAGCGCTAGTTCGCCCATGATGGTGTCGGCCTCCAACAACTCCCGCTCGGGCACGGGCCTCGGGCTGCCGCTGTGCCGGGCGTTTGTGGAGCGACTGCACGGCACGCTCACCGTGGAAAGCACCTTGGGCCAGGGCACTGTAGTACAGATTCGGTTTCCGGCCCGCCCGGCCGCCTAG
- a CDS encoding NAD kinase, giving the protein MKIAILGKPFQDDNLSFVQGLLDNLTNRQTEIIIAEPFYEYLHPRLQLPEGTQTFQRGDALLGVQFVLSIGGDGTLLDTVTYVGSAQIPILGIHTGRLGFLATITPDQITQALDALFKGHFVIEERSLIRVDTDPEAFGGINFGLNEFSILKRDTSSMIVVHTYIDGEYLNSYWADGLIVATPTGSTGYSLSCGGPVMLPQTNNFIIAPVCPHNLNVRPLIVSDRSVISFEIEGRSNQFLLSLDSRSVAVDAGIQIAVRRENFTVRLVKLNHVNFLSTLRSKLNWGLDRRNPSGIPV; this is encoded by the coding sequence ATGAAAATCGCCATTCTCGGAAAGCCTTTCCAAGACGATAATCTGTCTTTTGTGCAGGGCCTGCTTGATAACCTGACCAACCGGCAAACTGAAATCATCATTGCCGAGCCGTTCTACGAGTACCTCCATCCCCGCCTGCAGCTGCCCGAAGGCACCCAGACCTTTCAGCGTGGCGATGCGCTGCTTGGCGTGCAGTTCGTGCTCAGCATTGGGGGCGACGGCACGCTGCTGGACACGGTAACCTACGTAGGGAGTGCGCAGATTCCAATTTTAGGCATTCATACCGGCCGCCTCGGGTTTCTGGCCACCATCACCCCCGATCAGATTACGCAGGCCCTGGATGCGCTCTTCAAAGGGCACTTTGTGATTGAGGAGCGCAGCCTGATTCGGGTGGATACCGATCCGGAGGCCTTTGGCGGCATCAATTTTGGCCTCAACGAGTTCAGCATCCTGAAGCGCGACACTTCCTCCATGATTGTGGTGCACACCTATATCGATGGAGAATACCTGAATTCCTACTGGGCCGATGGGCTGATCGTGGCCACGCCTACCGGCTCTACCGGCTACTCGCTCAGCTGTGGCGGGCCAGTAATGCTGCCCCAGACAAACAATTTTATCATTGCTCCCGTATGTCCGCACAACCTCAATGTGAGGCCCCTCATCGTCTCAGACCGCAGCGTGATTTCTTTTGAAATAGAAGGCCGGAGCAACCAATTCCTGCTTTCTCTCGATTCGCGCTCAGTGGCTGTGGATGCAGGAATTCAGATTGCGGTTCGTCGGGAAAATTTTACAGTTCGCCTAGTAAAACTCAATCATGTTAACTTCCTGAGTACCTTGCGGAGTAAATTGAATTGGGGCCTTGACCGGCGCAATCCGTCCGGAATCCCAGTATAG
- a CDS encoding POTRA domain-containing protein produces MASLLFVGNDVTKEQVLRAELDFREGDTLSADGLSRRLEANRRRLFNLQLFHQVLVQLVCRDGDLTVLFSVQERWYTFPVPIFSLADRNLRAWADRPDKWRRVDYGLHITRHNFRGRNEELLGNLQLGFNRKYELFYEAPGYGPRRRIGVGAGLSFYRARALDYATLQDRLVTFRPINGDPISRTYATVGLRWRRTVQALAAFDISFHQEQISDSVNLLNPDYFLGRTRRQFLDAGLSAVLNQRNTFAYPLTGRYARASIIYRHFLTPGAPPQLLVRGRYARYVALGGPFYYSAAAQGQMRFSRRLSYADNRALGYESLVRGYDPYVVDGRHYALLKQGVSYRLFDAGRLQLQPLDNPKINTIPLVLYLNTFADAGYVGANTRGLANELPGRLLAAAGVGLHLVTYYDRVFTLEYTRTLRGQGGFFFRSEFPI; encoded by the coding sequence GTGGCTTCCCTGCTGTTTGTCGGCAACGATGTCACGAAGGAGCAGGTGCTGCGGGCCGAGCTGGATTTCCGCGAGGGCGACACGCTCAGCGCGGACGGCCTGAGCCGCCGCCTGGAGGCCAACCGCCGGCGGCTGTTCAACCTGCAGCTGTTTCACCAGGTGCTGGTGCAGCTGGTGTGCCGCGACGGCGACCTCACCGTGCTTTTCAGCGTGCAGGAACGCTGGTATACCTTTCCGGTTCCCATCTTCTCACTGGCCGACCGCAACCTGCGCGCCTGGGCCGACCGTCCCGACAAGTGGCGCCGCGTCGACTACGGCCTGCATATCACCCGGCACAATTTCCGGGGCCGCAACGAGGAGCTGCTCGGCAATCTGCAGCTGGGCTTCAACCGCAAATACGAGCTGTTTTACGAGGCGCCCGGCTACGGCCCCCGGCGCCGCATCGGGGTAGGGGCCGGGCTGTCGTTTTACCGGGCCCGGGCCCTGGATTACGCTACGCTGCAGGATCGGCTGGTTACGTTCCGACCGATCAACGGCGACCCTATCAGCCGTACTTATGCTACCGTAGGCCTGCGCTGGCGGCGCACGGTGCAGGCATTAGCCGCTTTCGACATAAGCTTTCATCAGGAGCAGATTTCCGATTCCGTCAACCTGCTGAACCCAGACTATTTTCTGGGCCGAACCCGGCGTCAGTTTCTGGATGCCGGCTTATCCGCTGTGCTCAACCAGCGCAACACGTTTGCCTATCCGCTCACCGGGCGCTACGCCCGGGCCAGCATCATCTACCGCCACTTTCTGACGCCCGGCGCCCCTCCTCAGCTACTGGTGCGGGGGCGCTACGCCCGGTACGTGGCGCTTGGCGGGCCCTTCTACTACAGTGCCGCAGCGCAGGGGCAGATGCGGTTCAGCCGCCGCCTCAGCTACGCCGACAACCGCGCCCTGGGCTACGAGTCGCTCGTGCGGGGCTACGACCCCTACGTAGTCGATGGCCGCCATTATGCCCTGCTGAAACAAGGCGTAAGCTACCGGCTCTTTGATGCGGGCAGGCTGCAACTGCAGCCGCTGGACAACCCAAAAATTAATACCATTCCGTTGGTACTCTATTTAAATACCTTTGCCGATGCCGGTTACGTAGGCGCGAACACCAGGGGCCTGGCCAATGAGCTGCCCGGGCGTCTGCTGGCCGCCGCCGGGGTGGGCCTGCACCTTGTTACCTACTACGACCGGGTATTCACCCTGGAATACACGCGTACCCTACGCGGGCAGGGCGGGTTCTTTTTCCGCTCCGAATTTCCCATCTGA
- a CDS encoding VOC family protein, whose protein sequence is MSTPILRVARPTDNPAALLPFYKDGLGFQLLTSFTAHNGFDGLMLGHAQAPYHLEFTQKLGHAVGRAPSQDHLLVFYLPDADEWHAAVGRMKTAGFAPVPAYNPYWDQQGLTFEDPDGYRVVLQHAAWTL, encoded by the coding sequence ATGTCGACGCCGATACTGCGGGTGGCACGCCCTACCGATAATCCAGCCGCGTTGCTGCCGTTTTATAAAGATGGGCTGGGCTTTCAGCTTCTCACGTCCTTTACGGCGCACAACGGCTTTGATGGTCTGATGCTCGGGCACGCGCAGGCACCTTATCATCTGGAGTTCACGCAGAAGCTGGGCCATGCCGTGGGACGCGCGCCCAGCCAGGACCACCTATTGGTATTTTACCTGCCTGACGCCGACGAGTGGCACGCTGCCGTAGGCCGGATGAAAACCGCCGGCTTTGCGCCTGTACCCGCTTATAACCCGTATTGGGACCAGCAGGGCCTTACTTTTGAAGACCCCGATGGCTACCGCGTAGTGTTGCAACACGCCGCCTGGACCTTGTAG
- a CDS encoding alpha/beta fold hydrolase, which translates to MELQIKQRGEFQYVDEGTGPVLLLLHGLFGALSNWHDVVSEFRQDYRVIIPLLPIYEMPLTQAGVPGLVKYVETFVHTMGLSEACTVLGNSLGGHVGLEYTLRNPGRVARLVLTGSSGLFEDGMGGSFPKRGNYGYVQERVAYTFYDPAVATRELVDEVFNVTNSNAKCLRIISIARSAQRHNIGKELSKIAVPTLLVWGLNDTITPPLVAHDFNRLIRNSELRFLDHCGHAPMMERPREFNVLLRQFLQRTALVAVS; encoded by the coding sequence ATGGAATTGCAGATCAAACAACGCGGAGAGTTTCAGTACGTGGATGAAGGCACCGGCCCGGTGCTGCTGTTGCTGCACGGCCTTTTCGGCGCCCTCAGCAACTGGCACGACGTCGTTTCGGAGTTCCGCCAGGATTACCGGGTGATTATTCCGCTGCTGCCCATCTACGAAATGCCCCTGACCCAGGCCGGCGTGCCCGGCCTGGTGAAATACGTGGAAACCTTCGTGCACACCATGGGCCTCTCTGAGGCCTGCACCGTGCTGGGCAACTCACTGGGCGGCCACGTAGGGCTGGAATACACGCTGCGCAACCCCGGCCGCGTGGCGCGGCTGGTGCTCACGGGCAGCAGCGGCCTGTTCGAGGATGGCATGGGCGGCTCGTTTCCGAAGCGCGGCAACTACGGCTACGTGCAGGAGCGGGTGGCCTACACCTTCTACGACCCCGCCGTGGCCACCCGCGAGCTGGTGGACGAGGTGTTCAACGTCACCAATTCCAACGCCAAGTGCCTGCGCATCATCAGCATTGCGCGCTCGGCGCAGCGCCACAATATCGGCAAGGAGCTAAGCAAGATTGCCGTGCCCACGCTGCTGGTCTGGGGCCTCAACGATACCATCACGCCGCCGCTGGTGGCGCATGATTTCAACCGCCTCATCCGCAATTCCGAGCTGCGCTTCCTCGACCACTGCGGCCACGCCCCAATGATGGAGCGCCCGCGAGAGTTCAACGTGCTGCTCCGCCAGTTCCTGCAACGGACTGCGCTGGTAGCCGTTTCGTAG
- a CDS encoding pyridoxine 5'-phosphate synthase has product MTKLSVNINKIATLRNARGHNRPDLLQVARDCERFGAQGITVHPRPDERHIRYQDVRDLKAIVTTELNVEGNPTPDFLDLVREVRPEQVTLVPDAPDAITSNAGWDTVQHQIFLIGVVQELKALGCRVSIFLDPNPEMVKAAVATGTDRIELYTEDYARQYHHDREAALQPYRAAAEMAQQLGLGLNAGHDLDLDNLAYLKQNLPGLAEVSIGHALVCDALYLGLENTIQLYRRQLA; this is encoded by the coding sequence ATGACCAAGCTCAGCGTAAATATCAACAAAATAGCCACCCTGCGGAACGCCCGCGGCCACAACCGCCCCGACCTGTTGCAGGTGGCCCGCGACTGTGAGCGGTTCGGCGCGCAGGGCATTACGGTGCACCCCCGCCCCGATGAGCGCCACATCCGCTACCAGGACGTGCGCGACTTGAAGGCCATCGTCACGACGGAGCTGAACGTGGAAGGCAACCCCACCCCGGACTTCCTGGACCTCGTGCGCGAGGTGCGCCCCGAGCAGGTGACGCTGGTGCCCGACGCGCCCGACGCCATTACCTCCAACGCCGGCTGGGACACCGTGCAGCACCAGATTTTCCTGATTGGCGTGGTGCAGGAGCTGAAGGCTCTGGGCTGCCGGGTGAGCATTTTCCTCGACCCCAACCCCGAGATGGTGAAGGCCGCCGTGGCCACCGGCACCGACCGGATTGAGCTCTACACCGAAGATTACGCCCGCCAGTATCACCACGACCGGGAAGCCGCCCTGCAACCCTACCGCGCCGCCGCCGAAATGGCCCAGCAGCTCGGCCTGGGCCTCAACGCCGGCCACGACCTCGACCTCGACAACCTGGCCTACCTCAAGCAAAACCTGCCGGGCCTGGCTGAAGTAAGCATCGGGCACGCGCTGGTCTGCGACGCGCTGTACCTGGGGCTGGAAAACACGATTCAGCTGTACCGGCGGCAATTGGCGTAG
- the mnmH gene encoding tRNA 2-selenouridine(34) synthase MnmH, with translation MPRLSLQDFLHTSPDIPLLDVRAPLEYAQGHIPGAVSFPLFSDEERARIGTTYKQVNPDKAVLMGLDMFGPKMSRMVQLAQKLAPAKQVRVHCWRGGMRSGAVQWLLELAGFQVQLLNKGYKDYRHFALTEFAQPRPLLVLGGLTGSGKTDVLHELARRQQPLLDLEGLAHHKGSAFGSIGQPAQPTQEQFENELAWLLADLPVSAPVWVEDESRTIGSVHVPPPFFAQMQAAPLVLLEIPRAVRVQKLAAEYGREDAGALATSILRIRKRLGGLATKEALAAIAEDDMEKMVSLVLDYYDKTYTHSLGARHPLRVPSDTCDPAVNAELVLRAARQLVTA, from the coding sequence ATGCCGCGTCTTTCTCTTCAGGATTTCCTGCACACCTCTCCCGATATTCCCTTGCTGGACGTGCGGGCCCCGCTGGAATATGCGCAGGGCCACATTCCGGGGGCCGTGAGCTTTCCGCTGTTTTCCGATGAGGAGCGGGCCCGCATCGGCACCACCTACAAGCAGGTAAACCCCGATAAGGCGGTACTGATGGGCCTGGACATGTTTGGGCCCAAGATGAGCCGCATGGTGCAGCTGGCCCAGAAGCTGGCCCCGGCCAAGCAGGTGCGGGTGCATTGCTGGCGCGGCGGCATGCGCAGCGGGGCCGTACAGTGGCTGCTGGAACTGGCCGGCTTCCAGGTGCAGCTGCTCAACAAAGGCTACAAAGACTACCGCCACTTCGCGCTAACCGAGTTTGCGCAGCCCCGGCCGCTGCTGGTGCTAGGCGGCCTCACCGGCTCCGGCAAAACCGACGTGCTGCACGAGCTGGCCCGCCGCCAGCAGCCCCTGCTCGACCTCGAAGGCTTGGCCCACCACAAAGGCTCGGCCTTCGGCAGCATCGGCCAGCCGGCCCAGCCCACGCAGGAGCAGTTCGAGAACGAGCTGGCCTGGCTGCTGGCGGATTTGCCCGTCAGCGCGCCGGTGTGGGTGGAAGACGAGAGCCGTACCATCGGCAGCGTGCACGTGCCGCCGCCCTTTTTTGCCCAGATGCAGGCTGCGCCGCTGGTGCTGCTGGAAATCCCAAGAGCCGTGCGGGTGCAGAAGCTGGCCGCCGAGTATGGCCGCGAAGACGCCGGCGCGCTGGCCACGTCCATTTTGCGCATCCGTAAGCGGCTGGGTGGCCTGGCCACCAAGGAGGCGCTGGCCGCCATTGCCGAAGACGACATGGAAAAGATGGTCAGCCTCGTGCTCGACTACTACGACAAGACGTACACCCACAGCCTCGGCGCCCGCCACCCTTTGCGCGTGCCTTCCGACACCTGCGACCCGGCCGTAAATGCCGAGTTGGTGCTGCGGGCCGCCAGGCAGCTGGTCACCGCATAG
- a CDS encoding CvpA family protein, which produces MSAFDILLLIPLAVGAVKGFRRGLVLEVASLLAFVLGAIGGLVLLNDAIPLVRHYVGEAFGLLPLVSFLLVFVAIVWGVHLLGGFVKKAVHLTPLGVLDNLGGGLAGVLKWVLALSLLLHGIGMAGLQLISPTLVADSQVLPVVRQATPFALEIVGFVMPFASTLLDKLKTVF; this is translated from the coding sequence ATGTCTGCTTTCGATATTCTGCTGCTGATTCCGCTGGCGGTGGGAGCCGTGAAGGGCTTCCGGCGAGGGCTGGTGCTGGAAGTGGCGTCGTTGCTGGCCTTTGTGCTGGGGGCCATCGGCGGGCTGGTGCTGCTCAACGACGCCATTCCGCTGGTGCGGCACTATGTGGGAGAGGCCTTCGGGCTGCTGCCGCTGGTGTCGTTTCTGCTGGTGTTCGTGGCCATTGTGTGGGGCGTGCACCTGCTGGGCGGCTTCGTCAAGAAAGCCGTGCACCTCACGCCGCTGGGCGTGCTCGACAACCTGGGCGGCGGCTTGGCCGGCGTACTGAAGTGGGTACTGGCCCTGAGTTTGCTGCTGCACGGCATCGGCATGGCCGGTTTGCAGCTGATTTCGCCCACGCTCGTGGCCGACTCGCAGGTGCTGCCGGTGGTGCGCCAGGCCACGCCGTTTGCGCTGGAAATCGTGGGGTTCGTAATGCCCTTCGCCAGCACGCTGCTCGATAAGCTGAAAACGGTGTTTTAA
- a CDS encoding anthranilate synthase component II, which yields MRLLLLDNFDSFTYNLLDYFRQLGCEVEVVRNDVPAAALQERQFDALVLSPGPGTPAAAGNMPAVLAHWHQRVPILGVCLGHQALGEFFGATLGRAVRPMHGKVTELNVDTTDPLFRELPARLPVTRYHSLIVKDLPATLRPLAHTADEHHEIMALRHTTLPLVGVQFHPEALLTPHGLAMLRNWVRYCIIVEEGRPAVAGPPVA from the coding sequence ATGCGCCTGCTGCTGCTCGACAACTTCGACTCGTTCACCTACAACCTGCTGGACTACTTCCGGCAGTTGGGGTGCGAGGTGGAGGTGGTGCGCAACGACGTGCCGGCGGCCGCTCTGCAGGAGCGGCAGTTTGATGCGCTGGTGTTGTCGCCGGGGCCGGGCACGCCGGCGGCGGCCGGCAACATGCCGGCCGTGCTGGCGCACTGGCACCAGCGCGTGCCCATCCTGGGCGTGTGCCTGGGGCATCAGGCGTTGGGCGAATTTTTTGGGGCCACGCTCGGCCGCGCCGTGCGGCCCATGCACGGCAAAGTCACGGAGCTGAACGTGGACACCACCGATCCGCTGTTTCGGGAGCTGCCAGCCCGGCTGCCCGTCACGCGCTACCACTCGCTGATAGTGAAGGACCTGCCCGCCACGCTCCGCCCGCTGGCCCACACCGCCGACGAGCACCACGAAATCATGGCCCTGCGCCATACCACGCTGCCGCTGGTAGGCGTTCAGTTTCACCCCGAAGCGCTGCTGACCCCGCACGGGCTGGCCATGCTGCGCAATTGGGTTCGGTATTGTATCATTGTAGAAGAGGGCCGGCCGGCTGTTGCCGGGCCGCCTGTCGCCTGA
- a CDS encoding GatB/YqeY domain-containing protein — protein sequence MALKETIDADIKKAMLAKDKVRLTTLRSIKSQILLAETAEGQHGAALTPDAEIKLLTKQAKQRREAAETYNKQFRSDLEEVELNELAIIEEYLPQQLTEADIVERIVGIIQRVGATGPSDLGKVMGVAARELAGQADGRVISQVVSNLLNNTNL from the coding sequence ATGGCTCTCAAAGAAACCATCGACGCCGACATCAAAAAGGCCATGTTGGCCAAAGATAAAGTCCGTCTGACCACGCTGCGCAGCATCAAGTCGCAGATTCTGCTGGCCGAAACCGCCGAAGGCCAGCACGGCGCGGCGCTCACGCCCGACGCCGAAATCAAGCTCCTGACCAAGCAGGCCAAGCAGCGCCGCGAGGCCGCCGAAACGTACAACAAGCAGTTCCGCTCCGACCTCGAAGAAGTGGAGCTCAACGAGCTGGCCATCATCGAGGAATACCTGCCCCAGCAGCTCACCGAAGCTGATATCGTGGAGCGCATCGTGGGCATCATCCAGCGCGTAGGCGCCACCGGCCCTTCCGACCTGGGCAAGGTGATGGGCGTAGCCGCCCGCGAGCTGGCCGGCCAGGCCGACGGCCGCGTGATTTCGCAGGTGGTCAGCAACCTGCTGAATAACACGAACTTGTAG
- the selD gene encoding selenide, water dikinase SelD, with translation MSASAETTDQIRLTQYSHGAGCGCKIAPKVLDQILHTSIPQSHDAQLLVGNSSRDDAAVYDIGGGQAIISTTDFFMPIVDDAYDFGRIASANAISDVYAMGGRPVMAIAVLGWPIDKLAPEVARRVIEGSRSICAEAGIPLAGGHSIDSPEPIFGLAVTGLLDIKNLKQNDTATAGCELYLTKPLGVGMLTTAQKRGILRPEHEQIAPRSMMQLNKIGQELGLLEAVRAMTDVTGFGLLGHLAEVCEGSGLTAEIEFSKVPLLPEAAEYYAQKAIPGGTVRNWDSYGHKIGPVTDEQRAWLCDPQTSGGLLVCVDPAGRAEVEAVFGQHGLALQPFGTLRAHTADEPWIQVR, from the coding sequence ATGTCTGCTTCCGCCGAAACCACCGACCAGATTCGTCTCACCCAATACAGCCATGGCGCCGGCTGCGGCTGCAAAATCGCGCCCAAAGTCCTCGACCAGATTCTGCACACCAGCATCCCGCAGTCGCACGATGCGCAGCTGCTCGTCGGCAACTCCTCGCGCGACGACGCAGCCGTGTACGACATCGGCGGTGGGCAGGCCATCATCAGCACCACCGACTTCTTCATGCCCATCGTGGATGATGCCTACGATTTCGGGCGCATTGCCTCAGCCAACGCCATCAGCGACGTGTACGCCATGGGCGGGCGGCCCGTCATGGCCATTGCCGTGCTGGGCTGGCCCATTGATAAGCTGGCGCCCGAAGTGGCCCGCCGCGTGATTGAAGGCAGCCGCAGCATCTGCGCCGAAGCCGGCATCCCGCTGGCCGGCGGCCACAGCATTGACTCGCCGGAGCCCATTTTCGGGCTGGCCGTCACGGGTCTGCTCGACATCAAGAACCTCAAGCAAAACGACACCGCCACCGCCGGCTGCGAGCTGTACCTGACTAAGCCGCTGGGCGTCGGCATGCTCACCACGGCCCAGAAGCGCGGTATTCTGCGCCCCGAGCACGAGCAGATTGCGCCCCGCAGCATGATGCAGCTCAACAAAATCGGGCAGGAGCTGGGCCTGCTGGAAGCCGTGCGCGCCATGACCGACGTGACGGGCTTCGGGCTGCTGGGCCACCTGGCGGAAGTGTGCGAAGGCAGCGGCCTGACGGCCGAAATTGAGTTCAGCAAAGTGCCGCTGCTGCCGGAAGCGGCCGAGTACTACGCCCAGAAGGCCATTCCGGGCGGCACCGTGCGCAACTGGGACTCCTACGGCCACAAAATCGGCCCCGTCACCGACGAACAGCGCGCCTGGCTCTGCGACCCGCAAACTTCGGGCGGCCTGCTGGTGTGCGTTGACCCGGCCGGCCGCGCCGAGGTGGAAGCCGTGTTCGGGCAGCACGGGCTGGCGCTGCAGCCGTTTGGCACCCTGCGCGCCCACACGGCCGACGAGCCCTGGATTCAGGTTCGGTAG
- a CDS encoding CBS domain-containing protein produces MIAEELLNQMIPPLKVSDTVGKAAKWLEEFHVGQLPVLDDRQYRGLVTEADLLDYELADNSGQLLAGLPLGYADVHVQSDQHFYSIMEVAIQNKVQLVPVLNKEREYVGVVTISDTLAAFGQLPIAAGQGAVLVLSMEERDYSLATISRYIEENGSKVLSAHVAQDEHDPYRIRLTIKVNTPSLTRIVATLERFGYAITAQFSGVGELGENEQERYDALLKYLSL; encoded by the coding sequence ATGATTGCTGAAGAACTGCTCAACCAGATGATTCCGCCCCTCAAGGTGTCGGATACTGTGGGCAAAGCGGCCAAGTGGCTGGAGGAATTCCACGTCGGCCAATTGCCCGTCCTCGACGACCGCCAGTACCGGGGCCTGGTCACGGAAGCCGACCTGCTCGACTACGAGCTTGCCGACAACAGCGGGCAGCTGCTGGCCGGCCTGCCCTTGGGCTATGCCGACGTGCATGTGCAGTCCGATCAGCACTTCTACAGCATCATGGAAGTAGCCATCCAGAACAAGGTGCAGCTGGTGCCGGTGCTGAACAAGGAGCGCGAGTACGTGGGCGTGGTAACGATAAGTGACACGCTGGCTGCCTTTGGCCAGCTGCCTATCGCGGCCGGCCAGGGCGCCGTGCTGGTGCTGTCGATGGAAGAGCGGGACTATTCCCTGGCTACCATCAGCCGCTATATCGAGGAAAACGGCTCCAAGGTGCTGAGTGCGCACGTCGCACAGGATGAGCATGACCCGTACCGTATCCGCCTCACCATCAAAGTAAATACGCCCAGCCTGACGAGAATCGTCGCCACGCTGGAGCGTTTTGGCTATGCCATCACGGCCCAGTTCAGTGGAGTGGGCGAGCTGGGGGAAAACGAGCAGGAGCGCTACGACGCGCTGCTCAAGTACCTGAGTCTGTAA